From Alteromonas sp. RKMC-009, one genomic window encodes:
- a CDS encoding SDR family oxidoreductase, with product MSENSNIELQDPRYKFDSGNTRKNTGQPDPALDAKLKPEADHGESDYVGYGRLKGRKALITGGDSGIGRAVAIAYAREGADVVINYLESERIDGENTLAILKQEGISAFAIEGDLKDEKFCNQLVREAANSLGGLDIIVNNAGKQIFVENIEDLSTEQFRSTFETNVFSMFWITKAAVRFLPPGSSIINTTSIQSYQPSAGLLDYASTKGAITSFTKACAKMLIEKGIRVNGVAPGPIWTPLQQSGGQPADKLETFGQNTPIGRPGQPSELASIYVYLASGESSYVTAEIMGVTGGQHLP from the coding sequence ATGTCAGAAAATAGTAATATTGAGCTACAGGATCCACGCTATAAGTTTGACTCAGGTAATACCCGAAAAAATACTGGGCAACCTGACCCGGCATTGGATGCTAAATTGAAACCGGAAGCTGATCATGGAGAGTCGGACTATGTGGGATACGGCAGGCTTAAAGGCAGAAAAGCTTTAATTACCGGCGGTGATTCAGGTATCGGTAGGGCTGTAGCAATAGCCTATGCAAGAGAAGGCGCTGACGTAGTCATAAATTATCTTGAGAGTGAACGTATCGATGGTGAAAACACCCTTGCTATTTTAAAACAGGAAGGTATAAGTGCCTTTGCTATAGAAGGGGATTTGAAGGACGAAAAATTCTGTAACCAACTCGTCCGGGAAGCAGCCAATTCACTCGGTGGTTTGGATATCATTGTAAACAATGCCGGCAAGCAAATTTTTGTAGAAAATATTGAGGATCTGAGCACGGAACAATTTCGTTCAACCTTTGAGACCAATGTATTTTCAATGTTCTGGATAACAAAAGCTGCTGTCCGTTTTCTCCCCCCCGGTTCAAGTATAATTAACACTACATCAATACAGTCTTATCAACCTTCCGCCGGCTTACTGGACTACGCTTCCACGAAAGGAGCAATCACATCCTTTACAAAAGCTTGCGCAAAAATGCTCATTGAAAAGGGCATAAGGGTAAATGGTGTTGCTCCGGGCCCGATATGGACCCCGTTGCAACAAAGCGGAGGTCAGCCTGCCGACAAACTGGAAACTTTCGGTCAGAACACGCCCATCGGACGCCCCGGGCAACCTTCCGAGCTCGCTTCCATTTATGTTTATCTTGCGTCCGGTGAATCCAGCTACGTCACTGCAGAAATCATGGGCGTAACCGGCGGCCAACATTTACCATAA
- a CDS encoding trimeric intracellular cation channel family protein has protein sequence MMSDTLLLFLNLAGIGFFAISGTLLGERKSVNGFGITVLATLTATGGGTIRDLLLNKPVFWIEDSIYLLTNFVAIMVSILFIRRFPSPDNRYFLIVDAAGLALFNIIGIFKATQADADLVVALTMGVITSVFGGILRDVICREVPVTLKNQLYATTCIAGGLTYVVTTNLGWNTYICVGMAFSTTFVMRMSAIYEGWRLQIFSQKSNG, from the coding sequence ATGATGAGTGATACGTTGCTGTTATTCCTTAATCTGGCAGGGATCGGATTTTTTGCCATCTCCGGCACGCTTCTGGGCGAAAGGAAAAGTGTAAACGGTTTTGGTATTACTGTACTCGCCACATTGACGGCAACAGGTGGCGGAACAATCCGCGACCTGTTGCTCAATAAACCTGTGTTTTGGATCGAGGACTCCATCTATCTGCTTACCAATTTTGTAGCAATTATGGTGAGTATTCTGTTTATCCGCCGCTTTCCTTCACCGGACAACCGGTATTTTCTTATAGTCGATGCAGCAGGCCTCGCTCTGTTCAATATTATCGGTATTTTTAAGGCCACTCAGGCAGATGCAGATTTAGTGGTGGCATTGACAATGGGTGTTATCACCTCGGTCTTCGGGGGAATTTTGCGGGACGTAATTTGCAGAGAAGTGCCGGTTACGTTGAAGAACCAGCTGTATGCCACAACCTGTATAGCCGGCGGGCTGACCTATGTCGTTACAACGAATTTAGGTTGGAACACTTATATTTGTGTAGGTATGGCTTTCAGCACCACGTTTGTCATGCGTATGTCTGCAATATATGAAGGATGGCGACTGCAAATTTTTAGTCAAAAGTCTAATGGCTGA
- a CDS encoding ATP-binding protein, protein MQTQNSSFSFQRCEDEPIHIPETIQSYGFLIAFGKETLDVSIVSENIKNLFADSIISKAFLSLLSPETDSKSFLTDTFERVSKNNIRLPIKIRLNEKLLCEGAEAEYLAVVYNSGDHYVVELEPATEFRDTYSAEQFIKLYSMSVAPRFKEMSTLNEMAAEMVSTIRYLTNMDRVVLYKFNDDFSGKVIAEAKAEDMSSYQDLYFPATDIPKQARELYKTNWVRLTPDTELPASELIPSREETGREPLDLTRSLLRRFSPVHLQYIRNQGLRASFSVSLVTEGELYGLISCHHREPCYIPQDVRLQCENLSQLFSWHLRAKEEEIARIKKEETDKAVDLMLDKIGPSNPIGRVVKSGEKAFLDALNSDGFLYFSQYETISLGNVLPVELVKSIFTKVSHSYGFPYTNDHLYEEWPEARELGIAGIMIIPLFEKKRYFTAWFRKETTRIQRWVGVENEKDEDAPKEERLKPRTSFAVNERRINGYSHAFDKADIETANRLNRMFLVYALDVQEKMHISIQELEKQDRYRNEFLATLAHELRNPLGPITSGASILESVDDEATRKRVTAIISRQANYMSKLVNDLMDVSRITQGKVKLEFEKLLIHEVISQSLEMVNEHLTAKNHHIDVEYPNEHVTVYGDKARLSQIFSNIIHNAAKYTEDGGHIRILVRGEGSLVVVEIADNGMGIPQERLADVFNMFTQIEAHSTHTKGGLGIGLTLVSKLVALHHGDIRVESEGTGKGSTFFIRLPISRIAYDETTVGSDEDEVTLETRVMFVDDNADLVDTYCMLAESMGYKTKGVSDPTKALETFRAFRPNCVFLDIGMPGIDGYELCKVLKIQPEAYQVKFYSQSGWGSDRYLEDSKNAGFEKHLVKPLTKDVIKSAVES, encoded by the coding sequence ATGCAAACACAAAATTCGTCATTTTCATTTCAACGTTGTGAAGATGAACCTATCCATATCCCTGAAACTATTCAGAGTTACGGCTTCCTCATCGCGTTCGGGAAAGAGACGTTAGATGTATCGATAGTCAGTGAGAATATAAAAAACCTGTTCGCTGACTCTATTATAAGTAAAGCTTTTCTGTCTTTGCTCTCTCCGGAAACTGACAGTAAATCATTTCTGACGGATACCTTTGAGCGTGTCTCAAAAAACAACATCAGGCTGCCTATTAAGATACGGTTAAATGAAAAGTTGCTTTGTGAAGGGGCCGAAGCCGAATATCTTGCAGTAGTTTATAACAGTGGAGATCACTACGTGGTTGAACTGGAACCGGCTACTGAATTCCGTGATACGTACAGCGCAGAGCAGTTTATTAAACTGTATTCCATGTCTGTGGCTCCCCGTTTTAAAGAAATGTCCACGTTAAATGAAATGGCTGCGGAAATGGTATCAACTATCCGCTACCTCACCAACATGGACAGAGTAGTACTGTATAAGTTTAATGACGATTTTTCCGGTAAGGTAATCGCAGAAGCAAAAGCGGAAGATATGTCTTCATATCAGGACCTCTATTTTCCAGCTACTGATATTCCCAAACAGGCGAGGGAGCTGTATAAAACTAATTGGGTTCGTCTGACACCGGATACAGAATTACCTGCCTCTGAACTCATCCCGTCGCGCGAAGAAACCGGCCGTGAACCGCTGGATTTAACCCGCTCTCTGCTGCGCCGTTTTTCCCCTGTTCATTTGCAGTACATCCGTAACCAGGGGCTGCGGGCCTCTTTTTCCGTCTCTCTGGTAACCGAAGGTGAGCTGTACGGACTGATATCCTGCCATCACCGCGAACCTTGCTATATTCCTCAGGATGTGCGCCTGCAATGTGAGAACTTAAGTCAGCTTTTCAGCTGGCATTTGCGGGCGAAAGAAGAAGAAATTGCCCGTATTAAAAAAGAAGAAACGGATAAAGCCGTTGATTTAATGCTGGACAAAATCGGGCCCTCAAACCCTATTGGCAGAGTCGTGAAAAGCGGTGAGAAAGCGTTTCTCGATGCGTTAAATTCAGATGGTTTTTTGTATTTTTCTCAGTACGAAACCATCTCTTTAGGGAACGTTCTGCCTGTTGAACTGGTTAAATCTATTTTTACTAAGGTGAGTCACAGTTACGGCTTTCCCTATACCAATGACCACCTATATGAAGAGTGGCCGGAAGCCCGTGAGCTTGGCATCGCGGGGATCATGATCATCCCATTGTTCGAAAAGAAACGCTACTTTACGGCATGGTTCCGGAAGGAAACGACGCGTATTCAGCGTTGGGTTGGTGTTGAAAATGAAAAAGACGAAGATGCGCCTAAAGAGGAGCGGTTAAAACCCAGAACCTCTTTTGCCGTGAACGAACGTCGTATTAACGGGTATTCACATGCCTTCGACAAAGCCGATATTGAAACAGCAAACCGGCTGAATCGTATGTTCCTGGTATACGCACTGGATGTGCAGGAAAAAATGCATATCAGTATTCAGGAGCTTGAAAAACAGGATCGCTACCGCAACGAATTCCTCGCTACGCTGGCCCATGAGTTGCGCAATCCGTTAGGGCCGATTACGTCCGGTGCCAGTATCCTGGAATCCGTAGACGACGAAGCCACCAGAAAGCGTGTGACAGCCATTATAAGTCGTCAGGCAAACTACATGTCCAAATTGGTCAACGACCTCATGGATGTGTCGCGGATCACGCAGGGGAAAGTAAAACTGGAGTTCGAAAAACTACTTATTCATGAAGTGATTTCCCAGTCACTGGAAATGGTCAACGAACATCTTACTGCTAAAAATCATCATATTGATGTGGAATACCCGAATGAGCATGTCACTGTTTACGGCGATAAAGCAAGGCTCAGCCAGATATTCTCCAATATCATTCATAATGCTGCCAAATATACAGAAGATGGCGGACATATTCGCATCCTGGTGCGGGGAGAAGGCTCACTGGTTGTGGTGGAAATCGCCGATAATGGCATGGGGATCCCTCAGGAACGGCTTGCAGATGTGTTTAATATGTTCACGCAAATTGAAGCCCATTCTACCCATACTAAGGGCGGGCTGGGGATCGGTCTGACTCTGGTGAGCAAGCTTGTGGCTCTGCACCATGGCGATATCCGCGTAGAAAGTGAAGGCACGGGCAAGGGGAGCACCTTCTTTATCCGTCTTCCAATTTCGCGTATTGCCTATGATGAAACCACCGTGGGTTCTGACGAAGATGAGGTCACGTTAGAAACCAGGGTAATGTTTGTCGACGATAATGCAGACCTTGTTGATACCTATTGCATGCTGGCCGAGTCCATGGGATACAAAACCAAAGGCGTGTCAGACCCGACTAAAGCGCTGGAAACATTCAGGGCATTCAGACCCAACTGTGTGTTTTTAGATATCGGCATGCCCGGCATTGACGGCTATGAATTGTGTAAGGTGCTGAAGATTCAGCCGGAGGCGTATCAGGTCAAGTTTTATTCACAAAGTGGCTGGGGATCAGACCGCTATCTGGAAGACTCCAAAAACGCCGGTTTTG
- the gntA gene encoding guanitoxin biosynthesis heme-dependent pre-guanitoxin N-hydroxylase GntA — protein sequence MLIDSVDARHSVKDFILQQGFPCAGARTALNKKQITVRLYSSLTDERENPDILDQIYRFIEQFDIRQHMFSSLVLAFDTPDDCSEREYEKMLWNKLQQLHDIDIALHSWDDSVSYNPEKPDFGYSLGGKAFFVICLNPASKRKSRRFHSPAIVLNLHQQFEQLRDEGKFEAFRDHIRKKDAEFNGKPNPMLKNHGTDSEARQYSGRLLEGNWQCPFNFRKDKL from the coding sequence ATGTTGATTGATAGTGTTGATGCCCGCCACTCAGTAAAAGACTTCATCTTACAACAGGGTTTTCCTTGTGCCGGAGCCAGAACAGCTCTTAACAAAAAGCAAATTACCGTCCGGTTATATTCCTCTCTTACCGATGAACGGGAAAATCCCGACATACTTGATCAAATCTACCGGTTCATCGAGCAGTTTGATATACGGCAACATATGTTTTCATCCCTCGTGCTCGCCTTCGACACACCCGACGACTGCAGTGAAAGAGAATACGAGAAAATGTTGTGGAATAAATTACAGCAACTGCATGATATCGATATCGCGTTACACAGTTGGGACGACTCCGTGAGCTATAACCCGGAAAAACCAGATTTTGGTTACAGCCTGGGAGGGAAAGCGTTTTTTGTCATTTGTTTAAATCCGGCAAGCAAGCGAAAAAGTCGCCGGTTTCATTCGCCGGCGATTGTTCTCAATCTGCACCAGCAATTTGAACAGCTTCGGGATGAAGGAAAGTTCGAAGCTTTCAGGGACCATATCCGGAAAAAAGATGCAGAATTCAATGGCAAACCTAATCCAATGCTTAAAAATCATGGTACAGATTCAGAAGCCAGGCAGTACAGCGGAAGACTTTTAGAGGGCAACTGGCAATGCCCGTTTAATTTCAGGAAGGACAAATTATGA
- a CDS encoding BCCT family transporter, which produces MKEKATRSTILIPVFLPAVTIILLLVAGTISNPELAGEAFDSTLAWITKTFGWFYMLSVALFLMFIVAVAASGWGNIKLGPDHAEPQYSFPEWFAMLFSAGYGVALLYFGVAEPVLHYASPPAGAPETIDAAKQAMQIAFFHWGFHIWAIYGLVGLVLAYFAFRHGLPLSIRSALYPLIGDKIYGPLGHAVDIFAILGTLFGIATTLGLSVTQINAGLNYLSSDIPINTTVQIITIAMITLAATVSVVAGMDKGVKRLSILNMVLAVSLMSFVFVLGETVHILESYLQNTGSYLNGIVARTFNIQAYSRSDWIGNWTLFIFGWTIAWAPFVGMFIAKISRGRTIRQFVVGVMLVPTLFTFLWFSVFGDTALNAIMNEGVTSLISEVQANHAIALFKLYDQLPLSSLLSALTVVLIITFFVTSSDSGSLVIDSLASGGNPHSPVWQRVFWAFLEGTVAAVLLLAGGLSALQTMTIASALPFAVIMLLAATGLWRALVIEGYRNNSLQAHTLNKNNRSGSQWQRRLASMVDYPDKQTVHEFIKDTVVLAMNDVRDELKSKDWHAGVTFDEELSRAWLTVERHDHMDFVYDIRMTEHLVPGFSYAELKPEEDESEKYYRAEVFLRRGGLSYDIYGYAKDNIVKDILDQFENYLHFLDNSPGELPWNMDDHDDMLKKPEQ; this is translated from the coding sequence ATGAAAGAAAAGGCGACCCGCTCCACCATACTCATTCCGGTATTCTTGCCGGCTGTTACCATTATCTTATTGCTGGTCGCCGGCACCATCAGTAATCCGGAATTAGCCGGAGAAGCTTTTGACAGCACGTTAGCGTGGATCACCAAAACCTTTGGTTGGTTTTACATGCTGTCAGTCGCACTGTTTCTTATGTTCATTGTGGCGGTAGCTGCCTCGGGTTGGGGAAACATTAAACTCGGGCCGGATCACGCCGAACCGCAATACAGTTTTCCTGAATGGTTTGCCATGCTGTTTTCAGCCGGGTATGGCGTTGCCCTTCTCTACTTCGGCGTTGCTGAGCCGGTGTTGCATTATGCCTCGCCACCGGCCGGCGCACCGGAAACCATTGATGCCGCTAAACAGGCGATGCAAATTGCTTTCTTTCACTGGGGATTTCATATCTGGGCCATTTACGGCCTTGTAGGCCTGGTGCTGGCTTATTTCGCATTTCGTCACGGGTTGCCCTTGTCTATCCGCTCGGCCCTGTACCCGCTTATCGGCGATAAAATTTATGGTCCCCTCGGACATGCCGTAGACATTTTCGCGATTCTGGGCACGCTATTCGGTATTGCCACCACCCTTGGCCTTTCAGTAACGCAAATTAATGCCGGGCTGAACTATCTGTCATCCGACATTCCCATCAATACCACCGTGCAGATCATTACCATTGCAATGATTACACTGGCAGCAACGGTATCGGTAGTTGCCGGGATGGACAAAGGTGTGAAGCGCTTATCAATATTGAACATGGTTCTGGCGGTCTCTCTCATGAGTTTTGTTTTTGTGCTTGGCGAGACGGTTCATATCCTCGAGTCTTATTTACAAAATACCGGCAGTTACCTGAACGGCATTGTGGCCCGGACATTTAATATTCAGGCGTACAGCCGCAGTGACTGGATTGGCAACTGGACCTTGTTTATCTTCGGCTGGACGATTGCCTGGGCGCCTTTTGTGGGCATGTTTATCGCCAAAATTAGCCGTGGCCGTACTATCCGTCAGTTTGTTGTCGGTGTAATGCTTGTACCTACCCTGTTTACCTTTTTGTGGTTTTCGGTATTCGGTGATACAGCACTCAACGCCATTATGAACGAGGGGGTCACCAGCCTTATTTCGGAAGTACAGGCAAACCACGCCATCGCATTGTTCAAGCTGTACGATCAGTTACCGCTATCGTCATTACTATCGGCGCTCACTGTGGTGCTCATCATTACCTTTTTTGTCACCTCATCAGATTCAGGTTCGCTGGTTATTGATTCGCTGGCTTCCGGCGGCAACCCTCACAGTCCGGTGTGGCAACGTGTATTCTGGGCCTTCCTGGAAGGGACTGTGGCAGCAGTACTATTGTTGGCCGGCGGTCTGAGTGCTCTGCAAACCATGACCATTGCCAGTGCACTGCCTTTTGCTGTGATCATGCTGCTGGCAGCAACCGGCCTGTGGCGGGCGCTGGTTATCGAGGGCTACAGAAATAACAGTCTTCAGGCGCATACGCTGAACAAAAATAACCGTAGCGGTTCCCAGTGGCAACGCCGCCTGGCGTCTATGGTGGATTATCCTGATAAACAAACCGTGCATGAATTTATTAAGGATACTGTCGTGCTTGCCATGAATGATGTCCGTGATGAGCTTAAATCGAAGGATTGGCATGCCGGTGTAACGTTTGACGAGGAATTAAGCCGTGCGTGGTTAACGGTTGAACGTCACGACCACATGGATTTTGTGTACGATATTCGTATGACAGAACATCTGGTACCGGGCTTCAGTTACGCTGAGCTCAAGCCCGAAGAAGATGAGTCGGAAAAATATTACCGTGCGGAGGTATTTTTACGCCGTGGTGGCTTGTCTTACGATATTTACGGGTACGCAAAAGACAACATCGTTAAAGATATCCTTGACCAGTTTGAAAACTATCTGCACTTTCTGGACAACAGCCCGGGTGAATTGCCCTGGAACATGGATGATCATGACGATATGTTGAAAAAGCCTGAGCAGTAA
- a CDS encoding DUF1989 domain-containing protein, whose protein sequence is MINTIPPRSGVAFELKKGQKLKVIDPEGEQVADLYAFNSDNHNEYLSSGRSLDYNESVNFGKSSLLYSNESHVMFEICEDTVEDHDFLLTPCSVDTFIHFYPEEEPVPGCHGNLVNAFREYGIPAHLIGTTFNTFMNVEIAKNGKLSVLPPKSGQGDYTVFEAKMDMIVGLTACSAGESNNFKYKPIQYEII, encoded by the coding sequence ATGATTAACACGATTCCACCGCGAAGTGGTGTAGCGTTTGAACTTAAGAAAGGACAGAAGTTGAAAGTGATTGATCCCGAAGGCGAGCAGGTAGCAGACTTGTACGCTTTTAACAGCGACAATCATAATGAGTACTTATCTTCAGGTCGCTCTCTCGACTACAATGAAAGCGTTAATTTCGGAAAGTCATCGCTTTTATATTCAAATGAAAGTCATGTGATGTTTGAAATTTGTGAGGACACCGTTGAAGACCACGACTTTTTGCTTACTCCTTGCAGCGTGGACACTTTTATACATTTTTACCCCGAAGAAGAGCCGGTACCCGGCTGCCACGGTAACCTCGTAAACGCATTCAGGGAATACGGTATACCTGCTCATCTTATCGGAACAACTTTTAACACATTTATGAATGTAGAAATTGCTAAAAACGGCAAATTAAGTGTGTTGCCACCAAAATCCGGGCAGGGCGATTACACAGTTTTCGAAGCTAAAATGGATATGATAGTAGGGCTGACAGCCTGTTCTGCCGGCGAGTCGAACAATTTCAAATATAAACCCATCCAATACGAAATTATCTGA
- a CDS encoding FAD/NAD(P)-binding protein: MSSHIKKLGIVGAGPATVYLLHYLSSLNERYSITILEHQPDAGRGLPYCQANSPYSLLSNLLPDEIPPTVKSFREWCSGNSIALKDEPVPRYLIGQFLHWSLTCLINKRPGVTLINSCRVKSVNLNNCGTFTVFTETFEQFEFDDLVLNTGHGITPTGSDVQFAYPLNELKIKEAVKYVNLIGSSMTAIDCALFLAQKYGSFQCESDKWLYIPSKPVEIKMHSTSGLFPLPFFRSRDLQPEIKKLIEASDLSGTSRRSLDRLYRTVLLRLLKKYAPRIYHQSNTRNFREFIQKWQSSVFHQRADTSLKLGMFMNNRCEEFSVVLAIFEVFFDSLCDLKITFTPEDQTFISSVCIPFLAKNNGALPSTSANKILALMESGTLSIKRVQKTSSEPQLPGIDGTTVTIDCRAAGRTQRDPLIQNLAGNGLVRLTGQTNSRSIKRIETDNEYRAYISPGTQATIYVSSAPLLRATSNTLPGMSVTANIAKSIADSLAGAHQKECA, from the coding sequence ATGAGTAGCCATATTAAAAAATTAGGTATAGTCGGAGCAGGACCTGCAACAGTATATTTGTTGCATTATTTGAGTTCCCTGAATGAACGGTATTCTATTACCATACTGGAGCACCAGCCTGATGCAGGGCGCGGCCTGCCCTATTGTCAGGCAAACTCACCCTACTCTCTGCTTTCAAATTTGTTGCCGGATGAAATACCCCCTACTGTTAAAAGCTTCCGGGAATGGTGTTCGGGTAATAGCATCGCTTTAAAAGATGAGCCGGTTCCCCGCTATCTTATCGGACAATTCCTGCATTGGAGTCTTACCTGTCTGATAAACAAAAGACCCGGTGTTACGCTTATCAATTCATGCCGTGTCAAATCAGTGAATCTCAATAATTGCGGCACCTTCACGGTTTTCACAGAGACTTTTGAGCAATTCGAGTTTGATGATTTAGTGCTCAATACTGGTCATGGAATTACACCCACGGGATCTGACGTGCAGTTTGCTTACCCTCTCAATGAATTGAAAATAAAAGAAGCTGTCAAATACGTAAACTTAATTGGTAGTTCTATGACGGCCATTGATTGCGCATTATTTCTAGCTCAAAAGTATGGCTCTTTTCAGTGTGAATCAGATAAGTGGCTTTATATACCTTCGAAGCCAGTCGAAATAAAAATGCATTCTACGTCAGGACTGTTTCCCTTACCTTTTTTCCGTAGCCGGGATCTCCAGCCAGAAATAAAAAAACTGATCGAAGCCAGTGACTTGAGCGGAACTTCCAGACGTTCACTGGACCGGTTATACCGGACTGTTCTGCTGCGATTGCTGAAAAAATATGCTCCTCGTATCTATCACCAAAGCAATACAAGAAATTTTCGGGAGTTTATACAAAAATGGCAAAGTTCTGTATTTCATCAGCGTGCTGATACTTCTTTAAAACTTGGTATGTTCATGAACAACAGATGTGAAGAGTTCTCTGTAGTGCTGGCGATATTCGAAGTATTTTTTGACAGTCTATGTGACTTGAAAATCACTTTTACTCCGGAAGACCAGACATTTATTTCAAGCGTTTGTATTCCGTTTCTGGCAAAAAATAATGGCGCTTTGCCTTCCACTTCAGCAAATAAAATTCTGGCGCTGATGGAATCCGGCACTCTCTCTATTAAACGGGTTCAAAAAACGTCGTCTGAGCCGCAGTTACCGGGAATTGATGGCACCACAGTGACCATCGATTGCAGGGCTGCAGGCAGAACACAAAGGGATCCCTTGATACAAAACCTGGCTGGTAATGGCCTCGTCAGGTTAACCGGACAAACAAACTCCCGGAGTATAAAACGGATAGAAACAGATAATGAATATCGCGCCTACATATCGCCAGGGACTCAGGCCACTATATATGTCAGCTCTGCTCCACTACTTCGTGCGACATCAAATACGTTGCCGGGAATGTCAGTAACCGCAAACATAGCAAAGTCTATCGCAGATTCCTTAGCTGGCGCCCATCAAAAGGAGTGCGCCTGA
- a CDS encoding cupin domain-containing protein yields MTLLNTVEQSPAEKPEERFVNPDILLEGNPLLQLWAPYLSASKKVKIGVMSGEPGVNRSAKNGMLEFCYMIEGEIELTEDGCEPKRYSAGDTFFMEDGYRGTWRTIETYKKVYVCVYNEEQC; encoded by the coding sequence ATGACTTTACTGAATACCGTTGAGCAGTCCCCTGCGGAAAAACCGGAAGAGCGTTTTGTAAATCCTGACATCCTTTTGGAAGGTAATCCGCTTTTACAATTGTGGGCGCCTTATTTGTCGGCTTCTAAAAAAGTGAAAATTGGTGTGATGTCCGGCGAACCCGGTGTTAACCGTTCGGCAAAAAATGGCATGCTTGAGTTTTGCTACATGATTGAAGGTGAAATCGAACTCACTGAAGACGGTTGTGAACCGAAGCGATACAGTGCCGGCGATACATTCTTCATGGAAGACGGTTACCGTGGTACGTGGCGGACGATAGAAACTTATAAAAAAGTGTATGTGTGTGTATACAATGAAGAGCAGTGTTAA